The window TGCATCGATCAGAATAGCACCTTTTATCGGATTCTCTGTATTGAGCTCATTGAAATAATCATCTTTTAAACTGATTAGAGTGGCCAAATGTCCTCCTGCAGAGTGGCCTGATATAAATATTTTGTCAGGATTTCCCCCATATTCTGAAATATTTTCCTTTACCCACTTTGTGGCAGCTGACACTGCAAGTGCCATATCCGTTACAATGTAATCTGGACTTAATGGATAATCGATAATAACTGCAACAATACCTTTTCGCGCCAATCTTTTTCCAAAGTAATTATAAAGTTCTTTCTTTCCTGAATTCCAACTGCCACCATGCACAAATATTAAAACTGGATTATTTTGACTGTTATTTTTGGGGCTAAATATGTTAAGGTTCTTTTCTGGTAAGTTTGCAATAACATTATCCTTCATATAGGGTATCTCTTTTGTTTTGCTGACTTTACAGGCAGAACTGTAAAGAATTATGAAAAGAATAAGTATAGTTGAGGTAAAATTTGAAAATGGATTTGAATGTATTTTTAACATTTATGTTTAACTGTTTTCGGTTTTATAAGTTTGACTTTAAATAAATGATTAATATTATTTTTTTAATCAGCGAATCATTAGCCATAACAGTGATTAAGTGGCTAATAATTATATGACTAATTATTTAATCAATACAAATATATAAAGTATGATACAAGCTTGGATGAGAGGGGTGTTATTAATTGCCTCAGTTTACAATACTGCATGGGCAATATTTTTGTTTTGGAGTCCGGATAGTTATATTAAATGGATGACAAATGGAGATCAGAGTTCTAATGATTGGGTTTTCTATCAGGCTATTGGAATACTGATTGTAGGGTTTATGATGTTCCTTGGTTTCTTAAAACCTTTAAGATTTAAATGGCTTATTCTGTTATCATTTTTAGCTAAACTGATAGGAGGGATTGCAGTTTATTTTGTAATCATGAATGGTATTTTTACAAAAAAATTCATGTTTCATTTATTAATGAATGATTTAGTTTGGCTTATTCCTTTATTATCAATTGTGATTGCAACATTTAAACCAAAAAATAGCCGCTGAAAAAGGATTGGATTGATTTCAGTTTGATAATTCTTTAAATCGTTTGAAATTTAAAATTTTTATGAGAAATATATTCGCACTGATAATATTCATTTTTACTGTTCAATTATCCAATGCCCAAGTTAAAGAGGCAGTAAGTTCATCTGAAATTCTTCATCAGATGGAAAAGCTTAAAAATACC is drawn from Marivirga arenosa and contains these coding sequences:
- a CDS encoding alpha/beta hydrolase → MLKIHSNPFSNFTSTILILFIILYSSACKVSKTKEIPYMKDNVIANLPEKNLNIFSPKNNSQNNPVLIFVHGGSWNSGKKELYNYFGKRLARKGIVAVIIDYPLSPDYIVTDMALAVSAATKWVKENISEYGGNPDKIFISGHSAGGHLATLISLKDDYFNELNTENPIKGAILIDAAGLDMYGFLKKRNYPAGTSYLKTFTNDSEIWKQTSPIYYLDKNDPPLLIMMGGKTLPGILSSTERFMKEYKKIEPKPNYHLQEKKKHVPMITQFINSNNQAYDWIENFINQNQ